The following coding sequences lie in one Musa acuminata AAA Group cultivar baxijiao chromosome BXJ3-1, Cavendish_Baxijiao_AAA, whole genome shotgun sequence genomic window:
- the LOC103992019 gene encoding sulfate transporter 1.2 isoform X2, translating into MGRSVSDVAENMNMEISGRTIDDSPSVYSVGFPPRMNLASQFAHKVKEMFFADDPLRPYKGQTRSMKFLLGLQYLFPILDWGRSYDLAKLKGDVVSGLTIASLCIPQDIAYAKLANLEPQYALYTSFVAPLVYAVMGSSRDIAIGPVAVVSLLLGTQLQNEIDPVKNPEEYLRLAFTATFFAGVIQAALGFFRLGFLIEFLSHAAIVGFMAGAAVTISLQQLKGFLGIKNFTTKTDIVSVMKSVWRPVHHGWNWQTILIATAFLTFLLVAKYIGKKRKNLFWVSALAPLVSVILATFFVYITRADRHGVQIVRHIKQGINPSSAGEIYFSGSYATKGLKIGIVAGLIALTEAIAIGRTFAAMKDYRLDGNKEMLALGTMNVAGSLTSCYIATGSFSRSAVNYMAGCHTAVSNIVMSVTVMLTLLVITPLFKYTPNAVLAAIIISAVIGLIDYQTAFLIWKVDKLDFLACMGAFFGVVFISVEIGLLIAVMISFAKILLQVTRPRTALLGNLPGTEIYRNVEQYPETIKVPGVLIVRVDSAIYFTNSNYARERILRWLRDEVEQIKAKNLPMIEFLIVELSPVIDIDTSGIHAFEDLHTALQKHGVQLLLANPGAAVIQKLRSSGFIEIIGRDKIFLTVGDAVKACAPKAREGV; encoded by the exons ATGGGCCGTTCGGTTTCCGACGTTGCTGAGAACATGAACATGGAGATATCTGGTAGGACGATCGACGATTCTCCATCTGTTTACAGCGTTGGATTCCCTCCTCGGATGAACTTGGCGTCGCAGTTTGCCCACAAAGTGAAGGAGATGTTCTTCGCCGACGACCCTTTACGGCCTTACAAGGGGCAGACGAGATCGATGAAGTTCCTACTTGGCCTTCAGTACTTGTTTCCCATCCTTGACTGGGGACGAAGCTACGATCTCGCTAAGCTCAAAGGAGATGTTGTTTCCGGGCTCACAATCGCAAGTCTTTGCATCCCTCAGGACATCGCATACGCGAAGCTCGCAAACTTGGAACCACAATACGCATTGT ACACCAGCTTCGTTGCACCTCTGGTCTACGCTGTGATGGGTAGCTCGAGAGACATCGCTATCGGACCGGTGGCCGTCGTCTCGCTCTTGCTGGGGACCCAACTTCAAAACGAGATCGATCCCGTGAAGAACCCCGAAGAGTACCTAAGACTTGCCTTCACGGCCACATTTTTCGCTGGCGTCATCCAAGCAGCTCTCGGTTTCTTCAG ATTAGGGTTCCTTATCGAGTTCCTCTCTCATGCCGCCATCGTCGGATTCATGGCAGGCGCCGCCGTCACGATTTCGCTTCAACAGCTCAAAGGATTTCTCGGTATCAAAAACTTCACCACCAAGACCGACATCGTATCCGTCATGAAATCCGTTTGGCGTCCCGTTCATCACGGT TGGAATTGGCAGACGATACTGATAGCCACAGCATTTCTGACCTTCCTTCTCGTAGCAAAGTACATT ggaaagaagaggaagaacctTTTCTGGGTTTCTGCACTTGCACCACTCGTATCAGTTATTCTTGCAACCTTCTTCGTGTATATAACTCGCGCCGACCGGCACGGCGTGCAGATC GTGAGACACATAAAGCAAGGCATCAACCCATCATCTGCCGGAGAGATCTACTTCAGTGGCTCATATGCAACGAAAGGACTCAAGATTGGAATAGTGGCTGGACTTATAGCCCTGACG GAAGCAATAGCGATTGGAAGAACATTCGCTGCCATGAAGGACTACCGACTGGATGGAAACAAGGAGATGTTGGCACTGGGAACCATGAATGTGGCTGGTTCATTGACTTCTTGCTACATTGCAACAG GCTCTTTTTCGCGTTCGGCAGTCAATTACATGGCTGGTTGCCACACAGCAGTATCCAACATCGTCATGTCCGTAACCGTGATGCTAACCTTGCTGGTGATCACTCCCCTCTTCAAGTACACCCCCAACGCCGTCCTCGCGGCGATCATCATCTCGGCTGTGATCGGCCTAATCGACTACCAAACAGCGTTTCTCATATGGAAGGTCGATAAGTTGGACTTCCTTGCATGCATGGGAGCCTTCTTCGGTGTCGTCTTCATCTCCGTCGAGATCGGCCTCTTGATCGCC GTGATGATATCCTTTGCCAAGATCTTGTTACAGGTGACGAGGCCAAGAACAGCCCTGCTCGGGAATCTTCCAGGAACTGAGATTTACCGAAACGTTGAGCAGTATCCAGAGACGATCAAAGTTCCAGGAGTTCTCATCGTGAGAGTTGATTCTGCCATCTATTTCACCAACTCCAATTATGCAAGGGAGAG GATCTTGAGATGGCTGAGGGACGAAGTGGAGCAAATAAAAGCCAAAAACCTGCCAATGATCGAGTTCTTGATAGTAGAACTGTCAC CGGTGATCGACATCGATACGAGCGGCATCCACGCTTTCGAAGACTTGCACACTGCCCTCCAAAAGCATGGTGTTCAG CTTCTTCTTGCAAATCCTGGGGCTGCGGTGATCCAGAAGCTGCGCTCCTCTGGGTTCATCGAGATCATCGGCCGCGACAAGATCTTCCTGACCGTGGGAGATGCTGTGAAGGCTTGTGCTCCAAAGGCAAGGGAAGGCGTATGA
- the LOC103992019 gene encoding sulfate transporter 1.2 isoform X1, with translation MGRSVSDVAENMNMEISGRTIDDSPSVYSVGFPPRMNLASQFAHKVKEMFFADDPLRPYKGQTRSMKFLLGLQYLFPILDWGRSYDLAKLKGDVVSGLTIASLCIPQDIAYAKLANLEPQYALYTSFVAPLVYAVMGSSRDIAIGPVAVVSLLLGTQLQNEIDPVKNPEEYLRLAFTATFFAGVIQAALGFFRLGFLIEFLSHAAIVGFMAGAAVTISLQQLKGFLGIKNFTTKTDIVSVMKSVWRPVHHGWNWQTILIATAFLTFLLVAKYIGKKRKNLFWVSALAPLVSVILATFFVYITRADRHGVQIVRHIKQGINPSSAGEIYFSGSYATKGLKIGIVAGLIALTEAIAIGRTFAAMKDYRLDGNKEMLALGTMNVAGSLTSCYIATGKCWIPLSSCKSTPLIWFLELAGSFSRSAVNYMAGCHTAVSNIVMSVTVMLTLLVITPLFKYTPNAVLAAIIISAVIGLIDYQTAFLIWKVDKLDFLACMGAFFGVVFISVEIGLLIAVMISFAKILLQVTRPRTALLGNLPGTEIYRNVEQYPETIKVPGVLIVRVDSAIYFTNSNYARERILRWLRDEVEQIKAKNLPMIEFLIVELSPVIDIDTSGIHAFEDLHTALQKHGVQLLLANPGAAVIQKLRSSGFIEIIGRDKIFLTVGDAVKACAPKAREGV, from the exons ATGGGCCGTTCGGTTTCCGACGTTGCTGAGAACATGAACATGGAGATATCTGGTAGGACGATCGACGATTCTCCATCTGTTTACAGCGTTGGATTCCCTCCTCGGATGAACTTGGCGTCGCAGTTTGCCCACAAAGTGAAGGAGATGTTCTTCGCCGACGACCCTTTACGGCCTTACAAGGGGCAGACGAGATCGATGAAGTTCCTACTTGGCCTTCAGTACTTGTTTCCCATCCTTGACTGGGGACGAAGCTACGATCTCGCTAAGCTCAAAGGAGATGTTGTTTCCGGGCTCACAATCGCAAGTCTTTGCATCCCTCAGGACATCGCATACGCGAAGCTCGCAAACTTGGAACCACAATACGCATTGT ACACCAGCTTCGTTGCACCTCTGGTCTACGCTGTGATGGGTAGCTCGAGAGACATCGCTATCGGACCGGTGGCCGTCGTCTCGCTCTTGCTGGGGACCCAACTTCAAAACGAGATCGATCCCGTGAAGAACCCCGAAGAGTACCTAAGACTTGCCTTCACGGCCACATTTTTCGCTGGCGTCATCCAAGCAGCTCTCGGTTTCTTCAG ATTAGGGTTCCTTATCGAGTTCCTCTCTCATGCCGCCATCGTCGGATTCATGGCAGGCGCCGCCGTCACGATTTCGCTTCAACAGCTCAAAGGATTTCTCGGTATCAAAAACTTCACCACCAAGACCGACATCGTATCCGTCATGAAATCCGTTTGGCGTCCCGTTCATCACGGT TGGAATTGGCAGACGATACTGATAGCCACAGCATTTCTGACCTTCCTTCTCGTAGCAAAGTACATT ggaaagaagaggaagaacctTTTCTGGGTTTCTGCACTTGCACCACTCGTATCAGTTATTCTTGCAACCTTCTTCGTGTATATAACTCGCGCCGACCGGCACGGCGTGCAGATC GTGAGACACATAAAGCAAGGCATCAACCCATCATCTGCCGGAGAGATCTACTTCAGTGGCTCATATGCAACGAAAGGACTCAAGATTGGAATAGTGGCTGGACTTATAGCCCTGACG GAAGCAATAGCGATTGGAAGAACATTCGCTGCCATGAAGGACTACCGACTGGATGGAAACAAGGAGATGTTGGCACTGGGAACCATGAATGTGGCTGGTTCATTGACTTCTTGCTACATTGCAACAGGTAAGTGCTGGATTCCTCTGAGTTCCTGCAAATCCACGCCATTGATATGGTTTCTTGAATTGGCAGGCTCTTTTTCGCGTTCGGCAGTCAATTACATGGCTGGTTGCCACACAGCAGTATCCAACATCGTCATGTCCGTAACCGTGATGCTAACCTTGCTGGTGATCACTCCCCTCTTCAAGTACACCCCCAACGCCGTCCTCGCGGCGATCATCATCTCGGCTGTGATCGGCCTAATCGACTACCAAACAGCGTTTCTCATATGGAAGGTCGATAAGTTGGACTTCCTTGCATGCATGGGAGCCTTCTTCGGTGTCGTCTTCATCTCCGTCGAGATCGGCCTCTTGATCGCC GTGATGATATCCTTTGCCAAGATCTTGTTACAGGTGACGAGGCCAAGAACAGCCCTGCTCGGGAATCTTCCAGGAACTGAGATTTACCGAAACGTTGAGCAGTATCCAGAGACGATCAAAGTTCCAGGAGTTCTCATCGTGAGAGTTGATTCTGCCATCTATTTCACCAACTCCAATTATGCAAGGGAGAG GATCTTGAGATGGCTGAGGGACGAAGTGGAGCAAATAAAAGCCAAAAACCTGCCAATGATCGAGTTCTTGATAGTAGAACTGTCAC CGGTGATCGACATCGATACGAGCGGCATCCACGCTTTCGAAGACTTGCACACTGCCCTCCAAAAGCATGGTGTTCAG CTTCTTCTTGCAAATCCTGGGGCTGCGGTGATCCAGAAGCTGCGCTCCTCTGGGTTCATCGAGATCATCGGCCGCGACAAGATCTTCCTGACCGTGGGAGATGCTGTGAAGGCTTGTGCTCCAAAGGCAAGGGAAGGCGTATGA